The proteins below come from a single Acinonyx jubatus isolate Ajub_Pintada_27869175 chromosome A1, VMU_Ajub_asm_v1.0, whole genome shotgun sequence genomic window:
- the LOC106978334 gene encoding LOW QUALITY PROTEIN: G-protein coupled receptor 183-like (The sequence of the model RefSeq protein was modified relative to this genomic sequence to represent the inferred CDS: inserted 1 base in 1 codon), with the protein MTASMADPSRLLHNASSCLPHSPPRXVSVTLSLFYTALLVFSALGNILALRLACQKGKKINSTGVYLVQLAVSDLLFTLALPGRITYYPLDFSWPFGEGICRLTVLILYVNTYGGVYLMTCVSVDRYLAVVCTHRGPQLRDAGRARLVGVALWALASLQTAPLLFIPLTMPLMNMNGGTDPIIYFFASTRYRKWLLSFLKLRASASSSSPTQGKASSETQSINQAGGSVPLEENTV; encoded by the exons ATGACCGCCAGCATGGCTGACCCAAGCCGCCTCCTCCACAATGCCAGCTCCTGCcttcctcactccccacccc CAGTCAGTGTGACCCTCTCTCTGTTCTACACAGCCCTCTTGGTCTTCAGTGCTCTGGGAAACATCCTTGCCCTACGCCTTGCCTGTCAAAAGGGCAAGAAGATCAACTCAACGGGCGTCTACTTGGTCCAGCTGGCAGTGTCTGACCTCCTGTTCACGCTGGCCCTGCCTGGAAGGATCACTTACTACCCGCTGGACTTCAGCTGGCCTTTTGGTGAAGGGATCTGCCGGCTGACGGTGCTCATCCTCTACGTGAACACCTACGGGGGGGTCTACCTCATGACGTGCGTGAGCGTGGACCGTTACCTGGCTGTGGTCTGCACCCACCGGGGCCCCCAGCTCCGCGACGCTGGCCGAGCGCGGCTCGTCGGTGTGGCTCTCTGGGCCCTGGCGTCGCTGCAGACGGCACCCCTGCTCTTCATCCCC CTCACCATGCCCCTCATGAACATGAACGGTGGCACTGACCCCATCATTTACTTCTTTGCTTCCACACGGTACAGGAAATGGCTCCTCAGCTTCTTAAAACTCAGAGCGTCAGcgtcttcctcctcccccacccagggaaAAGCTTCCTCAGAAACACAGAGTATCAACCAGGCTGGGGGCTCAGTGCCCTTAGAAGAGAATACGGTGTAA